A genomic window from Equus caballus isolate H_3958 breed thoroughbred chromosome 5, TB-T2T, whole genome shotgun sequence includes:
- the LY9 gene encoding T-lymphocyte surface antigen Ly-9 isoform X3: MAGPRRRTDDWALRPFSGELWKSQPHIFSPFLWTHLFLLTALALAYPNGAVIIMDKSYQDRLNISWNYLSISNLMLKDAGPYHAQINRRNSGVTMDEEFTLQIYERLQEPRVTVQTMNVSENASCNITLTCSVEGAEKAVQYSWTPRDPHASESSWGSTLTISWTPCDPDLQYTCTAKNPVSQSSSRPVDLRTWQICIDPGASRGGSVGETVVGILGESVTLPLALPASQDIENVVWMFNTSVISKEWGEAAKADPEKNTAWVSQDYSLKIGQLRMEDAGPYHAYICSKASGVISMKHVTLLIYRRLKKPKVTWSLGPTEDGICRVSLTCSVEDNGHNVTYRWTPLQKGAVVSQGGSHLSVSWRRGENHPNFTCTASNPVSNSSGQFLPGDICPGPERSSRLWVGLSLTVSIILCFGISGYCIRKQGRRCSAPAFSSSQVEASADTSGSTAGRTIYSMLSPGYEMMDTLPKTSRQQGRPTSESSSDSNGTTDEDEEKNEMYRPVNKRDQVYDSVTQEDTEHDSASEGQAEYDLVTPDDVQPEPVVDGNTVYMEVFLNSQGETPVPLKKDSSDTIYSQIQKSQTVVPPTQQNNFDSPEISTYENLT; this comes from the exons ATGGCAGGTCCAAGGAGACGTACAGATGACTGGGCTCTGCGGCCTTTCTCTGGTGAGCTGTGGAAGAGTCAGCCACACATATTCTCTCCCTTTCTATGGACCCATCTCTTCCTGCTCACGG CTCTTGCTTTAGCCTACCCAAATGGAGCCGTTATCATTATGGACAAAAGCTACCAGGACCGATTAAACATCAGCTGGAACTACTTATCTATCAGTAATCTGATGCTGAAAGATGCTGGACCCTACCACGCCCAGATAAACCGAAGGAATTCTGGAGTCACCATGGATGAGGAATTCACCCTGCAAATCTATG AGCGGCTACAGGAGCCCCGAGTCACCGTGCAGACCATGAACGTGTCTGAGAACGCCTCCTGTAACATCACCCTGACATGCTCTGTGGAGGGGGCAGAGAAAGCTGTTCAGTACAGCTGGACCCCAAGGGACCCCCATGCTTCTGAATCCTCTTGGGGCTCCACTCTCACCATCTCCTGGACACCTTGTGACCCAGACCTGCAGTACACGTGCACAGCCAAGAACCCAGTCAGTCAGAGCAGCTCCCGCCCTGTCGACTTAAGAACCTGGCAGATCTGTATAG ATCCAGGAGCCTCCAGAGGAGGATCAGTAGGGGAGACGGTGGTGGGGATCCTGGGGGAGTCAGTCACCCTACCCCTGGCTCTCCCGGCCAGTCAGGACATAGAGAACGTTGTCTGGATGTTTAACACGTCTGTTATCAGCAAAGAGTGGGGAGAAGCAGCAAAAGCAGATCCCGAGAAGAACACAGCATGGGTCAGCCAGGACTACTCCCTGAAGATTGGCCAGCTGCGGATGGAGGACGCTGGCCCCTACCACGCCTACATATGTTCAAAGGCTTCTGGAGTGATCAGCATGAAGCATGTCACCCTGCTCATCTACC GAAGGCTGAAGAAGCCCAAAGTCACCTGGAGCCTTGGGCCCACGGAGGACGGCATCTGCAGGGTCAGCCTGACGTGCTCGGTGGAGGACAATGGACACAACGTGACCTATAGATGGACCCCCCTGCAGAAAGGAGCTGTTGTATCCCAAGGGGGATCTCACCTCAGTGTCTCCTGGAGAAGGGGTGAAAATCATCCCAACTTCACGTGCACAGCCAGCAACCCCGTCAGCAACAGCTCCGGGCAGTTTCTTCCTGGGGACATCTGTCCAG GGCCTGAGAGAAGCAGCAGGCTTTGGGTTGGGCTCTCCTTGACGGTTTCCATCATTTTGTGCTTTGGGATCTCTGGCTATTGCATTCGGAAGCAAGGAAGACGGT GTTCAGCCCCAGCCTTCAGTTCCAGCCAAGTTGAGGCCTCAGCTGACACATCAG GATCCACTGCTGGCCGCACAATATATTCCATGCTTTCCCCAGGATATGAGATGATGGACACTCTCCCTAAGACTTCCAGGCAACAGGGTAGGCCCACTTCTGAGAGCAGCTCTGACAGCAATGGGACaactgatgaggatgaggagaagAATGAAATGTACCGGCCTGTCAATAAAAGAGATCAGGTGTATGACTCGGTCACTCAGGAGGACACTGAACATGACTCAGCCTCTGAGGGGCAAGCAGAGTATGATCTTGTCACTCCAGATGATGTGCAACCTGAGCCTGTGGTTGACGGGAACACGGTGTATATGGAAGTGTTCCTCAACTCGCAG
- the LY9 gene encoding T-lymphocyte surface antigen Ly-9 isoform X2: MAGPRRRTDDWALRPFSGELWKSQPHIFSPFLWTHLFLLTGLGASGKDSAPTVAAGILGGVVTLSLNISVDTDIEHVTWIASQKALALAYPNGAVIIMDKSYQDRLNISWNYLSISNLMLKDAGPYHAQINRRNSGVTMDEEFTLQIYERLQEPRVTVQTMNVSENASCNITLTCSVEGAEKAVQYSWTPRDPHASESSWGSTLTISWTPCDPDLQYTCTAKNPVSQSSSRPVDLRTWQICIDPGASRGGSVGETVVGILGESVTLPLALPASQDIENVVWMFNTSVISKEWGEAAKADPEKNTAWVSQDYSLKIGQLRMEDAGPYHAYICSKASGVISMKHVTLLIYRRLKKPKVTWSLGPTEDGICRVSLTCSVEDNGHNVTYRWTPLQKGAVVSQGGSHLSVSWRRGENHPNFTCTASNPVSNSSGQFLPGDICPGSAPAFSSSQVEASADTSGSTAGRTIYSMLSPGYEMMDTLPKTSRQQGRPTSESSSDSNGTTDEDEEKNEMYRPVNKRDQVYDSVTQEDTEHDSASEGQAEYDLVTPDDVQPEPVVDGNTVYMEVFLNSQGETPVPLKKDSSDTIYSQIQKSQTVVPPTQQNNFDSPEISTYENLT, from the exons ATGGCAGGTCCAAGGAGACGTACAGATGACTGGGCTCTGCGGCCTTTCTCTGGTGAGCTGTGGAAGAGTCAGCCACACATATTCTCTCCCTTTCTATGGACCCATCTCTTCCTGCTCACGG GACTAGGAGCCTCTGGAAAGGACTCAGCCCCAACAGTGGCAGCCGGGATTCTAGGGGGTGTGGTGACTCTCTCCCTGAACATTTCAGTAGATACAGACATTGAGCATGTCACTTGGATTGCTTCCCAAAAAGCTCTTGCTTTAGCCTACCCAAATGGAGCCGTTATCATTATGGACAAAAGCTACCAGGACCGATTAAACATCAGCTGGAACTACTTATCTATCAGTAATCTGATGCTGAAAGATGCTGGACCCTACCACGCCCAGATAAACCGAAGGAATTCTGGAGTCACCATGGATGAGGAATTCACCCTGCAAATCTATG AGCGGCTACAGGAGCCCCGAGTCACCGTGCAGACCATGAACGTGTCTGAGAACGCCTCCTGTAACATCACCCTGACATGCTCTGTGGAGGGGGCAGAGAAAGCTGTTCAGTACAGCTGGACCCCAAGGGACCCCCATGCTTCTGAATCCTCTTGGGGCTCCACTCTCACCATCTCCTGGACACCTTGTGACCCAGACCTGCAGTACACGTGCACAGCCAAGAACCCAGTCAGTCAGAGCAGCTCCCGCCCTGTCGACTTAAGAACCTGGCAGATCTGTATAG ATCCAGGAGCCTCCAGAGGAGGATCAGTAGGGGAGACGGTGGTGGGGATCCTGGGGGAGTCAGTCACCCTACCCCTGGCTCTCCCGGCCAGTCAGGACATAGAGAACGTTGTCTGGATGTTTAACACGTCTGTTATCAGCAAAGAGTGGGGAGAAGCAGCAAAAGCAGATCCCGAGAAGAACACAGCATGGGTCAGCCAGGACTACTCCCTGAAGATTGGCCAGCTGCGGATGGAGGACGCTGGCCCCTACCACGCCTACATATGTTCAAAGGCTTCTGGAGTGATCAGCATGAAGCATGTCACCCTGCTCATCTACC GAAGGCTGAAGAAGCCCAAAGTCACCTGGAGCCTTGGGCCCACGGAGGACGGCATCTGCAGGGTCAGCCTGACGTGCTCGGTGGAGGACAATGGACACAACGTGACCTATAGATGGACCCCCCTGCAGAAAGGAGCTGTTGTATCCCAAGGGGGATCTCACCTCAGTGTCTCCTGGAGAAGGGGTGAAAATCATCCCAACTTCACGTGCACAGCCAGCAACCCCGTCAGCAACAGCTCCGGGCAGTTTCTTCCTGGGGACATCTGTCCAG GTTCAGCCCCAGCCTTCAGTTCCAGCCAAGTTGAGGCCTCAGCTGACACATCAG GATCCACTGCTGGCCGCACAATATATTCCATGCTTTCCCCAGGATATGAGATGATGGACACTCTCCCTAAGACTTCCAGGCAACAGGGTAGGCCCACTTCTGAGAGCAGCTCTGACAGCAATGGGACaactgatgaggatgaggagaagAATGAAATGTACCGGCCTGTCAATAAAAGAGATCAGGTGTATGACTCGGTCACTCAGGAGGACACTGAACATGACTCAGCCTCTGAGGGGCAAGCAGAGTATGATCTTGTCACTCCAGATGATGTGCAACCTGAGCCTGTGGTTGACGGGAACACGGTGTATATGGAAGTGTTCCTCAACTCGCAG
- the LY9 gene encoding T-lymphocyte surface antigen Ly-9 isoform X4 has translation MAGPRRRTDDWALRPFSGELWKSQPHIFSPFLWTHLFLLTALALAYPNGAVIIMDKSYQDRLNISWNYLSISNLMLKDAGPYHAQINRRNSGVTMDEEFTLQIYERLQEPRVTVQTMNVSENASCNITLTCSVEGAEKAVQYSWTPRDPHASESSWGSTLTISWTPCDPDLQYTCTAKNPVSQSSSRPVDLRTWQICIDPGASRGGSVGETVVGILGESVTLPLALPASQDIENVVWMFNTSVISKEWGEAAKADPEKNTAWVSQDYSLKIGQLRMEDAGPYHAYICSKASGVISMKHVTLLIYRRLKKPKVTWSLGPTEDGICRVSLTCSVEDNGHNVTYRWTPLQKGAVVSQGGSHLSVSWRRGENHPNFTCTASNPVSNSSGQFLPGDICPGSAPAFSSSQVEASADTSGSTAGRTIYSMLSPGYEMMDTLPKTSRQQGRPTSESSSDSNGTTDEDEEKNEMYRPVNKRDQVYDSVTQEDTEHDSASEGQAEYDLVTPDDVQPEPVVDGNTVYMEVFLNSQGETPVPLKKDSSDTIYSQIQKSQTVVPPTQQNNFDSPEISTYENLT, from the exons ATGGCAGGTCCAAGGAGACGTACAGATGACTGGGCTCTGCGGCCTTTCTCTGGTGAGCTGTGGAAGAGTCAGCCACACATATTCTCTCCCTTTCTATGGACCCATCTCTTCCTGCTCACGG CTCTTGCTTTAGCCTACCCAAATGGAGCCGTTATCATTATGGACAAAAGCTACCAGGACCGATTAAACATCAGCTGGAACTACTTATCTATCAGTAATCTGATGCTGAAAGATGCTGGACCCTACCACGCCCAGATAAACCGAAGGAATTCTGGAGTCACCATGGATGAGGAATTCACCCTGCAAATCTATG AGCGGCTACAGGAGCCCCGAGTCACCGTGCAGACCATGAACGTGTCTGAGAACGCCTCCTGTAACATCACCCTGACATGCTCTGTGGAGGGGGCAGAGAAAGCTGTTCAGTACAGCTGGACCCCAAGGGACCCCCATGCTTCTGAATCCTCTTGGGGCTCCACTCTCACCATCTCCTGGACACCTTGTGACCCAGACCTGCAGTACACGTGCACAGCCAAGAACCCAGTCAGTCAGAGCAGCTCCCGCCCTGTCGACTTAAGAACCTGGCAGATCTGTATAG ATCCAGGAGCCTCCAGAGGAGGATCAGTAGGGGAGACGGTGGTGGGGATCCTGGGGGAGTCAGTCACCCTACCCCTGGCTCTCCCGGCCAGTCAGGACATAGAGAACGTTGTCTGGATGTTTAACACGTCTGTTATCAGCAAAGAGTGGGGAGAAGCAGCAAAAGCAGATCCCGAGAAGAACACAGCATGGGTCAGCCAGGACTACTCCCTGAAGATTGGCCAGCTGCGGATGGAGGACGCTGGCCCCTACCACGCCTACATATGTTCAAAGGCTTCTGGAGTGATCAGCATGAAGCATGTCACCCTGCTCATCTACC GAAGGCTGAAGAAGCCCAAAGTCACCTGGAGCCTTGGGCCCACGGAGGACGGCATCTGCAGGGTCAGCCTGACGTGCTCGGTGGAGGACAATGGACACAACGTGACCTATAGATGGACCCCCCTGCAGAAAGGAGCTGTTGTATCCCAAGGGGGATCTCACCTCAGTGTCTCCTGGAGAAGGGGTGAAAATCATCCCAACTTCACGTGCACAGCCAGCAACCCCGTCAGCAACAGCTCCGGGCAGTTTCTTCCTGGGGACATCTGTCCAG GTTCAGCCCCAGCCTTCAGTTCCAGCCAAGTTGAGGCCTCAGCTGACACATCAG GATCCACTGCTGGCCGCACAATATATTCCATGCTTTCCCCAGGATATGAGATGATGGACACTCTCCCTAAGACTTCCAGGCAACAGGGTAGGCCCACTTCTGAGAGCAGCTCTGACAGCAATGGGACaactgatgaggatgaggagaagAATGAAATGTACCGGCCTGTCAATAAAAGAGATCAGGTGTATGACTCGGTCACTCAGGAGGACACTGAACATGACTCAGCCTCTGAGGGGCAAGCAGAGTATGATCTTGTCACTCCAGATGATGTGCAACCTGAGCCTGTGGTTGACGGGAACACGGTGTATATGGAAGTGTTCCTCAACTCGCAG
- the LY9 gene encoding T-lymphocyte surface antigen Ly-9 isoform X5 yields MDKSYQDRLNISWNYLSISNLMLKDAGPYHAQINRRNSGVTMDEEFTLQIYERLQEPRVTVQTMNVSENASCNITLTCSVEGAEKAVQYSWTPRDPHASESSWGSTLTISWTPCDPDLQYTCTAKNPVSQSSSRPVDLRTWQICIDPGASRGGSVGETVVGILGESVTLPLALPASQDIENVVWMFNTSVISKEWGEAAKADPEKNTAWVSQDYSLKIGQLRMEDAGPYHAYICSKASGVISMKHVTLLIYRRLKKPKVTWSLGPTEDGICRVSLTCSVEDNGHNVTYRWTPLQKGAVVSQGGSHLSVSWRRGENHPNFTCTASNPVSNSSGQFLPGDICPGPERSSRLWVGLSLTVSIILCFGISGYCIRKQGRRCSAPAFSSSQVEASADTSGSTAGRTIYSMLSPGYEMMDTLPKTSRQQGRPTSESSSDSNGTTDEDEEKNEMYRPVNKRDQVYDSVTQEDTEHDSASEGQAEYDLVTPDDVQPEPVVDGNTVYMEVFLNSQGETPVPLKKDSSDTIYSQIQKSQTVVPPTQQNNFDSPEISTYENLT; encoded by the exons ATGGACAAAAGCTACCAGGACCGATTAAACATCAGCTGGAACTACTTATCTATCAGTAATCTGATGCTGAAAGATGCTGGACCCTACCACGCCCAGATAAACCGAAGGAATTCTGGAGTCACCATGGATGAGGAATTCACCCTGCAAATCTATG AGCGGCTACAGGAGCCCCGAGTCACCGTGCAGACCATGAACGTGTCTGAGAACGCCTCCTGTAACATCACCCTGACATGCTCTGTGGAGGGGGCAGAGAAAGCTGTTCAGTACAGCTGGACCCCAAGGGACCCCCATGCTTCTGAATCCTCTTGGGGCTCCACTCTCACCATCTCCTGGACACCTTGTGACCCAGACCTGCAGTACACGTGCACAGCCAAGAACCCAGTCAGTCAGAGCAGCTCCCGCCCTGTCGACTTAAGAACCTGGCAGATCTGTATAG ATCCAGGAGCCTCCAGAGGAGGATCAGTAGGGGAGACGGTGGTGGGGATCCTGGGGGAGTCAGTCACCCTACCCCTGGCTCTCCCGGCCAGTCAGGACATAGAGAACGTTGTCTGGATGTTTAACACGTCTGTTATCAGCAAAGAGTGGGGAGAAGCAGCAAAAGCAGATCCCGAGAAGAACACAGCATGGGTCAGCCAGGACTACTCCCTGAAGATTGGCCAGCTGCGGATGGAGGACGCTGGCCCCTACCACGCCTACATATGTTCAAAGGCTTCTGGAGTGATCAGCATGAAGCATGTCACCCTGCTCATCTACC GAAGGCTGAAGAAGCCCAAAGTCACCTGGAGCCTTGGGCCCACGGAGGACGGCATCTGCAGGGTCAGCCTGACGTGCTCGGTGGAGGACAATGGACACAACGTGACCTATAGATGGACCCCCCTGCAGAAAGGAGCTGTTGTATCCCAAGGGGGATCTCACCTCAGTGTCTCCTGGAGAAGGGGTGAAAATCATCCCAACTTCACGTGCACAGCCAGCAACCCCGTCAGCAACAGCTCCGGGCAGTTTCTTCCTGGGGACATCTGTCCAG GGCCTGAGAGAAGCAGCAGGCTTTGGGTTGGGCTCTCCTTGACGGTTTCCATCATTTTGTGCTTTGGGATCTCTGGCTATTGCATTCGGAAGCAAGGAAGACGGT GTTCAGCCCCAGCCTTCAGTTCCAGCCAAGTTGAGGCCTCAGCTGACACATCAG GATCCACTGCTGGCCGCACAATATATTCCATGCTTTCCCCAGGATATGAGATGATGGACACTCTCCCTAAGACTTCCAGGCAACAGGGTAGGCCCACTTCTGAGAGCAGCTCTGACAGCAATGGGACaactgatgaggatgaggagaagAATGAAATGTACCGGCCTGTCAATAAAAGAGATCAGGTGTATGACTCGGTCACTCAGGAGGACACTGAACATGACTCAGCCTCTGAGGGGCAAGCAGAGTATGATCTTGTCACTCCAGATGATGTGCAACCTGAGCCTGTGGTTGACGGGAACACGGTGTATATGGAAGTGTTCCTCAACTCGCAG
- the LY9 gene encoding T-lymphocyte surface antigen Ly-9 isoform X1: MAGPRRRTDDWALRPFSGELWKSQPHIFSPFLWTHLFLLTGLGASGKDSAPTVAAGILGGVVTLSLNISVDTDIEHVTWIASQKALALAYPNGAVIIMDKSYQDRLNISWNYLSISNLMLKDAGPYHAQINRRNSGVTMDEEFTLQIYERLQEPRVTVQTMNVSENASCNITLTCSVEGAEKAVQYSWTPRDPHASESSWGSTLTISWTPCDPDLQYTCTAKNPVSQSSSRPVDLRTWQICIDPGASRGGSVGETVVGILGESVTLPLALPASQDIENVVWMFNTSVISKEWGEAAKADPEKNTAWVSQDYSLKIGQLRMEDAGPYHAYICSKASGVISMKHVTLLIYRRLKKPKVTWSLGPTEDGICRVSLTCSVEDNGHNVTYRWTPLQKGAVVSQGGSHLSVSWRRGENHPNFTCTASNPVSNSSGQFLPGDICPGPERSSRLWVGLSLTVSIILCFGISGYCIRKQGRRCSAPAFSSSQVEASADTSGSTAGRTIYSMLSPGYEMMDTLPKTSRQQGRPTSESSSDSNGTTDEDEEKNEMYRPVNKRDQVYDSVTQEDTEHDSASEGQAEYDLVTPDDVQPEPVVDGNTVYMEVFLNSQGETPVPLKKDSSDTIYSQIQKSQTVVPPTQQNNFDSPEISTYENLT, encoded by the exons ATGGCAGGTCCAAGGAGACGTACAGATGACTGGGCTCTGCGGCCTTTCTCTGGTGAGCTGTGGAAGAGTCAGCCACACATATTCTCTCCCTTTCTATGGACCCATCTCTTCCTGCTCACGG GACTAGGAGCCTCTGGAAAGGACTCAGCCCCAACAGTGGCAGCCGGGATTCTAGGGGGTGTGGTGACTCTCTCCCTGAACATTTCAGTAGATACAGACATTGAGCATGTCACTTGGATTGCTTCCCAAAAAGCTCTTGCTTTAGCCTACCCAAATGGAGCCGTTATCATTATGGACAAAAGCTACCAGGACCGATTAAACATCAGCTGGAACTACTTATCTATCAGTAATCTGATGCTGAAAGATGCTGGACCCTACCACGCCCAGATAAACCGAAGGAATTCTGGAGTCACCATGGATGAGGAATTCACCCTGCAAATCTATG AGCGGCTACAGGAGCCCCGAGTCACCGTGCAGACCATGAACGTGTCTGAGAACGCCTCCTGTAACATCACCCTGACATGCTCTGTGGAGGGGGCAGAGAAAGCTGTTCAGTACAGCTGGACCCCAAGGGACCCCCATGCTTCTGAATCCTCTTGGGGCTCCACTCTCACCATCTCCTGGACACCTTGTGACCCAGACCTGCAGTACACGTGCACAGCCAAGAACCCAGTCAGTCAGAGCAGCTCCCGCCCTGTCGACTTAAGAACCTGGCAGATCTGTATAG ATCCAGGAGCCTCCAGAGGAGGATCAGTAGGGGAGACGGTGGTGGGGATCCTGGGGGAGTCAGTCACCCTACCCCTGGCTCTCCCGGCCAGTCAGGACATAGAGAACGTTGTCTGGATGTTTAACACGTCTGTTATCAGCAAAGAGTGGGGAGAAGCAGCAAAAGCAGATCCCGAGAAGAACACAGCATGGGTCAGCCAGGACTACTCCCTGAAGATTGGCCAGCTGCGGATGGAGGACGCTGGCCCCTACCACGCCTACATATGTTCAAAGGCTTCTGGAGTGATCAGCATGAAGCATGTCACCCTGCTCATCTACC GAAGGCTGAAGAAGCCCAAAGTCACCTGGAGCCTTGGGCCCACGGAGGACGGCATCTGCAGGGTCAGCCTGACGTGCTCGGTGGAGGACAATGGACACAACGTGACCTATAGATGGACCCCCCTGCAGAAAGGAGCTGTTGTATCCCAAGGGGGATCTCACCTCAGTGTCTCCTGGAGAAGGGGTGAAAATCATCCCAACTTCACGTGCACAGCCAGCAACCCCGTCAGCAACAGCTCCGGGCAGTTTCTTCCTGGGGACATCTGTCCAG GGCCTGAGAGAAGCAGCAGGCTTTGGGTTGGGCTCTCCTTGACGGTTTCCATCATTTTGTGCTTTGGGATCTCTGGCTATTGCATTCGGAAGCAAGGAAGACGGT GTTCAGCCCCAGCCTTCAGTTCCAGCCAAGTTGAGGCCTCAGCTGACACATCAG GATCCACTGCTGGCCGCACAATATATTCCATGCTTTCCCCAGGATATGAGATGATGGACACTCTCCCTAAGACTTCCAGGCAACAGGGTAGGCCCACTTCTGAGAGCAGCTCTGACAGCAATGGGACaactgatgaggatgaggagaagAATGAAATGTACCGGCCTGTCAATAAAAGAGATCAGGTGTATGACTCGGTCACTCAGGAGGACACTGAACATGACTCAGCCTCTGAGGGGCAAGCAGAGTATGATCTTGTCACTCCAGATGATGTGCAACCTGAGCCTGTGGTTGACGGGAACACGGTGTATATGGAAGTGTTCCTCAACTCGCAG